CTGGTATCATTTTATTAGGGATCCAAACGTTTCAAGAAACAAAAGTGATGTGGGTTGGCGGTATGGCTGTAGTTCCTAACTATCGCAGAAGTAAAGTTGCATCTAAATTGATCGATTACGCAGAAAGTTTAGCAATAGAAAATCAATGTGATCATCTGATTCTTGAAGTGATTGCAACGAACGAGCGTGCCAAGCAATTATACGAAGCAAAAGGGTTTCAACGTGTAAACGAGCTGGCAGTAGGCGAAATTATGTTTCCGACCGTAAGTAGCGAAAAAAACGAATTTCATTTTAAATCAGTTTCTTCTAAAGAAGTTGCAGGAATCGAGAAGCAATGGACACCTTGGCAAAATCGCTCTGTTTTTTCAGATAGAAACTATGAATTCTATCAAGAAAAATCGAAAATTGGTTCAATTAGTTTCAATTTAGCTGAAGAATCTGATGAAAAAGTGTTAATCATCAAACAATTACATTTGCTAAAGATTGAAGATCGATCATTAATATTGGATATGCTGCTCACATTAAAAGAACAAGAACATTGTGACACCGTCAAATTAGCTAATTTTGATATGGAAATGCCTGTTTATGCTGAGCTTGAAAAAATAGGTGTTGCATTACAGCTCACACAATTTCAGTTAGCAAAAAAATGCTAAAGAAGGAACAAACTATCTATTTTGAATGAAAAAAAGGGCTGTTGCATTCGTTTATCCAAATGATTGTAGCAGCGTTTTTTTGCTTGCTCTTTTTATAGAAACGTTACTAAATAGCATTAAATCAATAAGCAACGTACCGTTGCAGTAGTCTTTATTGTATAATTAAATAATGCAACGTATTTATGCGTTAAAAAGGATAGACGTTAGAAAAGGAGTGGCTTATAGTGACTGTAGAAATTGGCAAACAAATTAAAAAGTTCCGTCAAGAACAACAAATCTCGCAACAGGATTTAGCAGACTATTTGAACATTTCACGTCAAACGA
This genomic stretch from Enterococcus haemoperoxidus ATCC BAA-382 harbors:
- a CDS encoding GNAT family N-acetyltransferase, producing MFIPIEEVPFQQVVETWNQGFSDYLLPIHVDQEALERRIQSFNLSKKLSAVFSVDGEFAGIILLGIQTFQETKVMWVGGMAVVPNYRRSKVASKLIDYAESLAIENQCDHLILEVIATNERAKQLYEAKGFQRVNELAVGEIMFPTVSSEKNEFHFKSVSSKEVAGIEKQWTPWQNRSVFSDRNYEFYQEKSKIGSISFNLAEESDEKVLIIKQLHLLKIEDRSLILDMLLTLKEQEHCDTVKLANFDMEMPVYAELEKIGVALQLTQFQLAKKC